A genomic stretch from Desulfomonile tiedjei includes:
- a CDS encoding citrate (Si)-synthase, with protein sequence MQQTVSVKNIGLRGVAVADTKVSFIDGQKGVLIYRGYRIEELAERSTFMETAYLVLNGRLPTTPELQEFEAQVVEGRDLPNYIYSCLKALPKKSDPMDVLQAAAPLLGMADPDLGGRTREANVRMAIRLIARLPVVTAAWHRIRNGQEPLPSDSKLSHAANFLWLLKGEKPDDATAHDLDVCLILHADHTFNASTFACREVTSTRAHMYAAVAAGIGALSGSLHGGANARVMAMLLELEAVDDLPKWVKDRIDRGERIMGMGHAVYKTMDPRARYLKDMASRLGKSKGMEKLDRLSKQLEQNAVEEFDRRGKSEIRPNVDFYSAPVYHMMGIPRDLFTPIFAISRIAGWCSHVIEEKFAEAQDKPMLYRPQAEYVGQYCGLMGCEYEPAEARTE encoded by the coding sequence ATGCAACAGACGGTCTCTGTCAAGAACATCGGTTTAAGAGGGGTCGCTGTAGCTGATACCAAGGTCAGCTTCATCGACGGGCAGAAAGGCGTCCTGATTTACCGCGGGTATCGCATCGAAGAACTCGCGGAGCGATCCACCTTTATGGAGACGGCCTATCTGGTCCTTAACGGCCGTTTACCGACTACACCGGAGCTTCAGGAGTTCGAGGCCCAAGTCGTCGAAGGCAGGGACCTGCCTAATTATATCTACTCTTGCTTAAAGGCATTGCCCAAGAAGTCCGACCCAATGGACGTGCTTCAGGCAGCAGCGCCACTGCTCGGAATGGCGGACCCGGACCTGGGCGGAAGGACAAGAGAAGCCAATGTGCGGATGGCCATCAGACTGATCGCCCGACTGCCTGTCGTAACGGCGGCCTGGCATCGAATAAGAAATGGGCAGGAGCCGCTGCCCTCAGATAGCAAGCTTTCGCACGCAGCCAATTTTCTCTGGCTCCTCAAAGGCGAGAAGCCGGATGACGCAACCGCTCACGATCTCGATGTGTGCTTGATCCTCCACGCGGATCATACCTTTAATGCGTCGACCTTCGCGTGCAGAGAAGTAACCTCGACGCGAGCGCACATGTACGCCGCTGTCGCGGCAGGAATAGGGGCATTGTCCGGAAGTCTGCACGGCGGAGCAAACGCTCGGGTTATGGCCATGTTGCTCGAACTGGAAGCTGTTGACGATCTCCCCAAATGGGTGAAGGACCGAATTGATCGCGGGGAGAGAATAATGGGTATGGGACACGCAGTGTATAAGACCATGGACCCGCGAGCAAGGTATCTGAAGGACATGGCGTCCCGGCTGGGTAAGAGCAAAGGCATGGAGAAACTGGACCGGCTCTCGAAACAGCTCGAACAGAATGCTGTTGAAGAGTTCGACCGCCGGGGCAAGAGTGAAATAAGGCCCAACGTAGACTTCTACAGCGCGCCTGTCTATCACATGATGGGAATTCCCCGCGATCTGTTCACCCCCATCTTTGCCATTTCCAGAATTGCAGGCTGGTGCAGCCACGTGATCGAAGAGAAGTTCGCCGAAGCCCAGGACAAACCTATGCTTTACAGGCCCCAGGCCGAGTACGTGGGCCAATACTGCGGTCTCATGGGTTGCGAGTATGAGCCAGCAGAAGCCAGAACAGAGTAA
- a CDS encoding rubrerythrin family protein, which produces MSQTEQNLLAAFAGESQANRKYLAFAKKAEEEGHKGAAKLFRAAAAAETIHAHNHLDVLKGVKSTLENLKEAFGGEHHEFTEMYPAFLAVAKEEKSGKAVASFHWANEVEKVHGALYEEAINTVEGGGKVPEKDYYICSKCGYTIGDAAPDKCPVCGGKKDEFFQAE; this is translated from the coding sequence ATGAGCCAAACGGAACAGAACTTACTGGCAGCTTTTGCAGGAGAGTCACAAGCCAACCGAAAGTATTTGGCCTTTGCCAAAAAGGCGGAAGAAGAAGGTCACAAGGGCGCGGCCAAACTCTTTCGAGCCGCGGCAGCTGCCGAGACGATTCACGCTCATAACCACCTGGATGTGCTCAAGGGGGTCAAATCCACCCTGGAAAACCTCAAGGAAGCATTCGGCGGGGAACATCACGAATTCACGGAAATGTACCCCGCGTTCTTAGCTGTGGCCAAAGAGGAAAAAAGCGGAAAAGCGGTGGCATCTTTTCACTGGGCCAATGAAGTGGAAAAAGTCCACGGAGCGCTGTACGAAGAAGCGATAAACACCGTTGAAGGCGGTGGAAAGGTCCCGGAAAAGGATTATTATATTTGTAGCAAGTGCGGCTACACAATTGGTGATGCAGCCCCGGACAAATGCCCTGTTTGCGGCGGGAAGAAAGATGAATTTTTCCAGGCTGAATGA